From a region of the Parus major isolate Abel chromosome 6, Parus_major1.1, whole genome shotgun sequence genome:
- the IDE gene encoding insulin-degrading enzyme isoform X2, whose translation MRQRLFPVLSRALPGWTRPWATPASRSFPQGRRRSSLGFQKETNNKMNNPAIKRITNEIIKSPEDKREYRGLELANGIKALLISDPTTDKSSAALDVHIGSLSDPPNIAGLSHFCEHMLFLGTKKYPKENEYSQFLSEHAGSSNAFTSGEHTNYYFDVSHEHLEGALDRFAQFFLCPLFDESCKDREVNAVDSEHEKNLMNDAWRLFQLEKATGNPNHPFSKFGTGNKFTLETRPTQEGIDVRQELLKFHSTYYSSNLMAICVLGRESLDELTCLVVKLFSEVENKNVPIPEFPEHPFQEEHLRQLYKVVPIKDIRNLYVTFPIPDLQKYYKSNPGHYLGHLIGHEGPGSLLSELKAKGWVNTLVGGQKEGARGFMFFIINVDLTEEGLLHVEDIILHMFQYIQKLRTEGPQEWVFQECKDLNAVAFRFKDKERPRGYTSKLGGMLHYYPIEEVLAAEYLLEEFRPDLIEMVLDKLRPENVRVAIVSKSFEGKTDRTEEWYGTQYKQEAISDEVIKKWQNADLNGKFKLPMKNEFIPTNFEILPLEKDATQYPALIKDTAMSKLWFKQDDKFFLPKACLNFEFFSRYIYADPLHCNMTYLFIRLLKDDLKEYTYAARLSGLVYGIASGMNAILLSVKGYNDKQHILLKKIIEKMATFEIDEKRFDIIKEAYMRSLNNFRAEQPHQHAMYYLRLLMTEVAWTKDELKEALDDVTLPRLKAFIAQLLSRLHIEALLHGNITKQAALGITQMVEDTLIEHAHTKPLLPSQLVRYREVQLPDRGWFVYQQRNEVHNNCGIEIYYQTDMQSTSENMFLELFCQIISEPCFNTLRTQEQLGYIVFSGPRRANGIQGLRFIIQSEKPPHYLESRVEAFLKTMEKCIEDMTEEAFQKHIQALAIRRLDKPKKLSAECAKYWGEIISQQYNFDRDNIEVAYLKTLTKDDIIQFYKVLLAIDAPRRHKVSVHVLAREMDSCPVVGEFPCQNDVNLAPAPPLPQPSVIENMTEFKRSLPLFPLVKPHINFMAAKL comes from the exons ATGCGGCAGCGgctgttccctgtgctgagcCGGGCTCTGCCGGGCTGGACGCGCCCCTGGGCCACTCCGGCCTCGCGCTCTTTCCCTCAGGGCCGGCGGCGCAGCTCTCTCGG gTTTCAAAAGGagacaaacaacaaaatgaacAATCCAGCTATTAAGAGAATAACAAATGAAATTATCAAATCACCTGAAGATAAACGAGAATATCGTGGACTGGAATTGGCAAATGGCATTAAAGCTCTTCTCATTAGTGACCCCACCACAGATAAGTCCTCAGCGGCACTTGATGTCCACATAG GATCGTTGTCCGATCCCCCCAACATTGCTGGGCTTAGTCATTTTTGTGAGCATATGTTGTTCCTGGGAACTAAGAAATATCCAAAAGAAAATGAGTACAGCCAATTTCTAAGTGAGCATGCCGGGAGCTCAAATGCTTTCACGAGTGGAGAACATACCAACTACTACTTTGATGTGTCACATGAACATCTAGAAGGTGCACTGGATAG atttGCCCAGTTTTTCCTGTGCCCCCTGTTTGATGAAAGTTGCAAAGATAGGGAAGTGAATGCTGTTGATTCTGAGCATGAGAAGAATCTGATGAATGATGCCTGGAGGTTGTTTCAATTGGAGAAGGCTACTGGAAACCCCAACCATCCCTTCAGTAAATTTGGAACAG GGAACAAATTCACTCTGGAAACTAGACCAACCCAAGAAGGAATAGATGTAAGGCAAGAGCTACTGAAGTTCCATTCTACTTATTATTCATCAAATTTAATGGCTATTTGTGTCTTAGGAAGAG AATCCTTGGATGAGCTGACTTGCTTAGTGGTAAAGCTATTTTcagaagtagaaaataaaaatgtcccTATACCAGAGTTTCCTGAACATCCTTTCCAAGAAGAGCATCTCCGG caaCTTTACAAAGTGGTACCCATTAAGGACATTAGAAATCTCTATGTCACATTTCCTATACCAGACCTTCAGAAGTACTATAAATCAAACCCTGGCCATTACCTTGGCCATCTGATTGGGCATGAAGGCCCAGGGAGTCTTCTATCAGAGCTTAAAGCCAAAG GATGGGTAAATACACTTGTTGGAGGCCAGAAGGAAGGTGCTAGAGGTTTCATGTTTTTCATCATTAATGTGGACTTGACCGAAGAAGGACTTT tgcatGTTGAAGATATTATTTTGCACATGTTTCAATATATTCAAAAACTACGTACAGAAGGACCTCAAGAATGGGTTTTCCAAGAGTGCAAG GATCTAAATGCTGTGGCATTCAGATTTAAAGATAAGGAACGACCACGAGGTTACACATCAAAGCTTGGAGGAATGTTGCAT TATTATCCTATAGAAGAAGTACTGGCTGCTGAATATTTGCTTGAAGAATTCAGGCCTGATTTAATAGAGATGGTACTGGATAAATTGAGACCAGAAAATGTTCG agttGCAATAGTTTCCAAgtcttttgaaggaaaaactgATCGAACAGAGGAGTGGTATGGAACACAGTACAAACAAGAAGCAATTTCTGATGAAGTTATTAAG AAATGGCAAAATGCTGACCTGAATGGGAAATTCAAGCTTCCAATGAAGAACGAGTTTATTCCTACAAACTTTGAGATTTTACCATTGGAAAAAGATGCAACACAGTATCCTGCCCTAATCAAG GACACTGCTATGAGCAAACTGTGGTTCAAGCAAGATGAcaaattttttttgccaaagGCTTGTCTCAACTTTGAATTTTTCAG tCGCTACATTTATGCTGATCCTCTCCATTGCAACATGACATACCTGTTTATCAGGTTATTGAAGGATGATTTAAAAGAGTATACATATGCAGCACGCCTCTCAGGTTTGGTCTATGGCATTGCATCAGGAATGAATGCAATACTT CTCTCCGTAAAAGGTTATAATGACAAGCAACATATCTTGCTCAAGAAGATCATTGAGAAAATGGCTACTTTTGAGATCGATGAAAAGCGATTTGACATTATCAAGGAGGCG TACATGAGATCACTTAACAACTTCAGGGCTGAACAGCCTCACCAGCATGCAATGTATTATCTCCGACTCCTGATGACAGAAGTTGCTTGGACCAAAGATGAATTAAAAGAAGCTCTAGATG ATGTCACCCTTCCCCGTCTCAAGGCCTTCATAGCACAGCTGTTGTCACGGTTACACATCGAAGCTCTTCTCCATGGCAATATAACAAAACAG gctgcatTAGGAATTACACAGATGGTTGAGGACACTCTCATTGAGCATGCTCATACAAAGCCACTCCTTCCCAGTCAGCTGGTGAGGTACAGAGAAGTGCAACTTCCTGACA GAGGTTGGTTTGTATATCAACAGAGAAATGAAGTTCATAACAACTGTGGCATTGAAATATATTACCAGACAGACATGCAGAGCACTTCTGAGAATATGTTTTTGGAGCTCTTTTGCCAGATTATCTCGGAGCCATGCTTCAATACCCTGCGCACCCAGGAGCAGCTAG GTTACATTGTGTTCAGTGGCCCACGTCGGGCAAATGGCATCCAAGGACTGCGATTTATTATCCAATCTGAAAAGCCGCCACACTATTTAGAGAGCAGAGTTGAAGCGTTCTTAAAAACTATGGAGAAATGCATAGAAGACATGACAGAAGAGGCCTTCCAAAAACACATCCAAGCTTTAGCAATTCGTCGTCTAGACAAACCAAAGAAGCTGTCTGCAGAATGTGCTAAATACTGGGGAGAAATCATTTCCCAGCAGTATAACTTTGACAGAG ATAACATTGAAGTGGCTTATCTAAAGACTCTGACCAAGGATGACATTATACAGTTCTACAAG
- the IDE gene encoding insulin-degrading enzyme isoform X3 has protein sequence MNNPAIKRITNEIIKSPEDKREYRGLELANGIKALLISDPTTDKSSAALDVHIGSLSDPPNIAGLSHFCEHMLFLGTKKYPKENEYSQFLSEHAGSSNAFTSGEHTNYYFDVSHEHLEGALDRFAQFFLCPLFDESCKDREVNAVDSEHEKNLMNDAWRLFQLEKATGNPNHPFSKFGTGNKFTLETRPTQEGIDVRQELLKFHSTYYSSNLMAICVLGRESLDELTCLVVKLFSEVENKNVPIPEFPEHPFQEEHLRQLYKVVPIKDIRNLYVTFPIPDLQKYYKSNPGHYLGHLIGHEGPGSLLSELKAKGWVNTLVGGQKEGARGFMFFIINVDLTEEGLLHVEDIILHMFQYIQKLRTEGPQEWVFQECKDLNAVAFRFKDKERPRGYTSKLGGMLHYYPIEEVLAAEYLLEEFRPDLIEMVLDKLRPENVRVAIVSKSFEGKTDRTEEWYGTQYKQEAISDEVIKKWQNADLNGKFKLPMKNEFIPTNFEILPLEKDATQYPALIKDTAMSKLWFKQDDKFFLPKACLNFEFFSPFAYVDPLHCNMAYLYLELLKDSLNEYAYAAELAGLNYDLQNTIYGMYLSVKGYNDKQHILLKKIIEKMATFEIDEKRFDIIKEAYMRSLNNFRAEQPHQHAMYYLRLLMTEVAWTKDELKEALDDVTLPRLKAFIAQLLSRLHIEALLHGNITKQAALGITQMVEDTLIEHAHTKPLLPSQLVRYREVQLPDRGWFVYQQRNEVHNNCGIEIYYQTDMQSTSENMFLELFCQIISEPCFNTLRTQEQLGYIVFSGPRRANGIQGLRFIIQSEKPPHYLESRVEAFLKTMEKCIEDMTEEAFQKHIQALAIRRLDKPKKLSAECAKYWGEIISQQYNFDRDNIEVAYLKTLTKDDIIQFYKVLLAIDAPRRHKVSVHVLAREMDSCPVVGEFPCQNDVNLAPAPPLPQPSVIENMTEFKRSLPLFPLVKPHINFMAAKL, from the exons atgaacAATCCAGCTATTAAGAGAATAACAAATGAAATTATCAAATCACCTGAAGATAAACGAGAATATCGTGGACTGGAATTGGCAAATGGCATTAAAGCTCTTCTCATTAGTGACCCCACCACAGATAAGTCCTCAGCGGCACTTGATGTCCACATAG GATCGTTGTCCGATCCCCCCAACATTGCTGGGCTTAGTCATTTTTGTGAGCATATGTTGTTCCTGGGAACTAAGAAATATCCAAAAGAAAATGAGTACAGCCAATTTCTAAGTGAGCATGCCGGGAGCTCAAATGCTTTCACGAGTGGAGAACATACCAACTACTACTTTGATGTGTCACATGAACATCTAGAAGGTGCACTGGATAG atttGCCCAGTTTTTCCTGTGCCCCCTGTTTGATGAAAGTTGCAAAGATAGGGAAGTGAATGCTGTTGATTCTGAGCATGAGAAGAATCTGATGAATGATGCCTGGAGGTTGTTTCAATTGGAGAAGGCTACTGGAAACCCCAACCATCCCTTCAGTAAATTTGGAACAG GGAACAAATTCACTCTGGAAACTAGACCAACCCAAGAAGGAATAGATGTAAGGCAAGAGCTACTGAAGTTCCATTCTACTTATTATTCATCAAATTTAATGGCTATTTGTGTCTTAGGAAGAG AATCCTTGGATGAGCTGACTTGCTTAGTGGTAAAGCTATTTTcagaagtagaaaataaaaatgtcccTATACCAGAGTTTCCTGAACATCCTTTCCAAGAAGAGCATCTCCGG caaCTTTACAAAGTGGTACCCATTAAGGACATTAGAAATCTCTATGTCACATTTCCTATACCAGACCTTCAGAAGTACTATAAATCAAACCCTGGCCATTACCTTGGCCATCTGATTGGGCATGAAGGCCCAGGGAGTCTTCTATCAGAGCTTAAAGCCAAAG GATGGGTAAATACACTTGTTGGAGGCCAGAAGGAAGGTGCTAGAGGTTTCATGTTTTTCATCATTAATGTGGACTTGACCGAAGAAGGACTTT tgcatGTTGAAGATATTATTTTGCACATGTTTCAATATATTCAAAAACTACGTACAGAAGGACCTCAAGAATGGGTTTTCCAAGAGTGCAAG GATCTAAATGCTGTGGCATTCAGATTTAAAGATAAGGAACGACCACGAGGTTACACATCAAAGCTTGGAGGAATGTTGCAT TATTATCCTATAGAAGAAGTACTGGCTGCTGAATATTTGCTTGAAGAATTCAGGCCTGATTTAATAGAGATGGTACTGGATAAATTGAGACCAGAAAATGTTCG agttGCAATAGTTTCCAAgtcttttgaaggaaaaactgATCGAACAGAGGAGTGGTATGGAACACAGTACAAACAAGAAGCAATTTCTGATGAAGTTATTAAG AAATGGCAAAATGCTGACCTGAATGGGAAATTCAAGCTTCCAATGAAGAACGAGTTTATTCCTACAAACTTTGAGATTTTACCATTGGAAAAAGATGCAACACAGTATCCTGCCCTAATCAAG GACACTGCTATGAGCAAACTGTGGTTCAAGCAAGATGAcaaattttttttgccaaagGCTTGTCTCAACTTTGAATTTTTCAG CCCATTTGCTTACGTGGATCCCTTGCATTGTAACATGGCCTATTTGTACCTTGAACTACTCAAAGACTCCCTCAACGAGTATGCATATGCAGCAGAACTAGCTGGCTTGAACTATGATCTCCAAAATACCATCTATGGGATGTAT CTCTCCGTAAAAGGTTATAATGACAAGCAACATATCTTGCTCAAGAAGATCATTGAGAAAATGGCTACTTTTGAGATCGATGAAAAGCGATTTGACATTATCAAGGAGGCG TACATGAGATCACTTAACAACTTCAGGGCTGAACAGCCTCACCAGCATGCAATGTATTATCTCCGACTCCTGATGACAGAAGTTGCTTGGACCAAAGATGAATTAAAAGAAGCTCTAGATG ATGTCACCCTTCCCCGTCTCAAGGCCTTCATAGCACAGCTGTTGTCACGGTTACACATCGAAGCTCTTCTCCATGGCAATATAACAAAACAG gctgcatTAGGAATTACACAGATGGTTGAGGACACTCTCATTGAGCATGCTCATACAAAGCCACTCCTTCCCAGTCAGCTGGTGAGGTACAGAGAAGTGCAACTTCCTGACA GAGGTTGGTTTGTATATCAACAGAGAAATGAAGTTCATAACAACTGTGGCATTGAAATATATTACCAGACAGACATGCAGAGCACTTCTGAGAATATGTTTTTGGAGCTCTTTTGCCAGATTATCTCGGAGCCATGCTTCAATACCCTGCGCACCCAGGAGCAGCTAG GTTACATTGTGTTCAGTGGCCCACGTCGGGCAAATGGCATCCAAGGACTGCGATTTATTATCCAATCTGAAAAGCCGCCACACTATTTAGAGAGCAGAGTTGAAGCGTTCTTAAAAACTATGGAGAAATGCATAGAAGACATGACAGAAGAGGCCTTCCAAAAACACATCCAAGCTTTAGCAATTCGTCGTCTAGACAAACCAAAGAAGCTGTCTGCAGAATGTGCTAAATACTGGGGAGAAATCATTTCCCAGCAGTATAACTTTGACAGAG ATAACATTGAAGTGGCTTATCTAAAGACTCTGACCAAGGATGACATTATACAGTTCTACAAG
- the IDE gene encoding insulin-degrading enzyme isoform X1, with protein MRQRLFPVLSRALPGWTRPWATPASRSFPQGRRRSSLGFQKETNNKMNNPAIKRITNEIIKSPEDKREYRGLELANGIKALLISDPTTDKSSAALDVHIGSLSDPPNIAGLSHFCEHMLFLGTKKYPKENEYSQFLSEHAGSSNAFTSGEHTNYYFDVSHEHLEGALDRFAQFFLCPLFDESCKDREVNAVDSEHEKNLMNDAWRLFQLEKATGNPNHPFSKFGTGNKFTLETRPTQEGIDVRQELLKFHSTYYSSNLMAICVLGRESLDELTCLVVKLFSEVENKNVPIPEFPEHPFQEEHLRQLYKVVPIKDIRNLYVTFPIPDLQKYYKSNPGHYLGHLIGHEGPGSLLSELKAKGWVNTLVGGQKEGARGFMFFIINVDLTEEGLLHVEDIILHMFQYIQKLRTEGPQEWVFQECKDLNAVAFRFKDKERPRGYTSKLGGMLHYYPIEEVLAAEYLLEEFRPDLIEMVLDKLRPENVRVAIVSKSFEGKTDRTEEWYGTQYKQEAISDEVIKKWQNADLNGKFKLPMKNEFIPTNFEILPLEKDATQYPALIKDTAMSKLWFKQDDKFFLPKACLNFEFFSPFAYVDPLHCNMAYLYLELLKDSLNEYAYAAELAGLNYDLQNTIYGMYLSVKGYNDKQHILLKKIIEKMATFEIDEKRFDIIKEAYMRSLNNFRAEQPHQHAMYYLRLLMTEVAWTKDELKEALDDVTLPRLKAFIAQLLSRLHIEALLHGNITKQAALGITQMVEDTLIEHAHTKPLLPSQLVRYREVQLPDRGWFVYQQRNEVHNNCGIEIYYQTDMQSTSENMFLELFCQIISEPCFNTLRTQEQLGYIVFSGPRRANGIQGLRFIIQSEKPPHYLESRVEAFLKTMEKCIEDMTEEAFQKHIQALAIRRLDKPKKLSAECAKYWGEIISQQYNFDRDNIEVAYLKTLTKDDIIQFYKVLLAIDAPRRHKVSVHVLAREMDSCPVVGEFPCQNDVNLAPAPPLPQPSVIENMTEFKRSLPLFPLVKPHINFMAAKL; from the exons ATGCGGCAGCGgctgttccctgtgctgagcCGGGCTCTGCCGGGCTGGACGCGCCCCTGGGCCACTCCGGCCTCGCGCTCTTTCCCTCAGGGCCGGCGGCGCAGCTCTCTCGG gTTTCAAAAGGagacaaacaacaaaatgaacAATCCAGCTATTAAGAGAATAACAAATGAAATTATCAAATCACCTGAAGATAAACGAGAATATCGTGGACTGGAATTGGCAAATGGCATTAAAGCTCTTCTCATTAGTGACCCCACCACAGATAAGTCCTCAGCGGCACTTGATGTCCACATAG GATCGTTGTCCGATCCCCCCAACATTGCTGGGCTTAGTCATTTTTGTGAGCATATGTTGTTCCTGGGAACTAAGAAATATCCAAAAGAAAATGAGTACAGCCAATTTCTAAGTGAGCATGCCGGGAGCTCAAATGCTTTCACGAGTGGAGAACATACCAACTACTACTTTGATGTGTCACATGAACATCTAGAAGGTGCACTGGATAG atttGCCCAGTTTTTCCTGTGCCCCCTGTTTGATGAAAGTTGCAAAGATAGGGAAGTGAATGCTGTTGATTCTGAGCATGAGAAGAATCTGATGAATGATGCCTGGAGGTTGTTTCAATTGGAGAAGGCTACTGGAAACCCCAACCATCCCTTCAGTAAATTTGGAACAG GGAACAAATTCACTCTGGAAACTAGACCAACCCAAGAAGGAATAGATGTAAGGCAAGAGCTACTGAAGTTCCATTCTACTTATTATTCATCAAATTTAATGGCTATTTGTGTCTTAGGAAGAG AATCCTTGGATGAGCTGACTTGCTTAGTGGTAAAGCTATTTTcagaagtagaaaataaaaatgtcccTATACCAGAGTTTCCTGAACATCCTTTCCAAGAAGAGCATCTCCGG caaCTTTACAAAGTGGTACCCATTAAGGACATTAGAAATCTCTATGTCACATTTCCTATACCAGACCTTCAGAAGTACTATAAATCAAACCCTGGCCATTACCTTGGCCATCTGATTGGGCATGAAGGCCCAGGGAGTCTTCTATCAGAGCTTAAAGCCAAAG GATGGGTAAATACACTTGTTGGAGGCCAGAAGGAAGGTGCTAGAGGTTTCATGTTTTTCATCATTAATGTGGACTTGACCGAAGAAGGACTTT tgcatGTTGAAGATATTATTTTGCACATGTTTCAATATATTCAAAAACTACGTACAGAAGGACCTCAAGAATGGGTTTTCCAAGAGTGCAAG GATCTAAATGCTGTGGCATTCAGATTTAAAGATAAGGAACGACCACGAGGTTACACATCAAAGCTTGGAGGAATGTTGCAT TATTATCCTATAGAAGAAGTACTGGCTGCTGAATATTTGCTTGAAGAATTCAGGCCTGATTTAATAGAGATGGTACTGGATAAATTGAGACCAGAAAATGTTCG agttGCAATAGTTTCCAAgtcttttgaaggaaaaactgATCGAACAGAGGAGTGGTATGGAACACAGTACAAACAAGAAGCAATTTCTGATGAAGTTATTAAG AAATGGCAAAATGCTGACCTGAATGGGAAATTCAAGCTTCCAATGAAGAACGAGTTTATTCCTACAAACTTTGAGATTTTACCATTGGAAAAAGATGCAACACAGTATCCTGCCCTAATCAAG GACACTGCTATGAGCAAACTGTGGTTCAAGCAAGATGAcaaattttttttgccaaagGCTTGTCTCAACTTTGAATTTTTCAG CCCATTTGCTTACGTGGATCCCTTGCATTGTAACATGGCCTATTTGTACCTTGAACTACTCAAAGACTCCCTCAACGAGTATGCATATGCAGCAGAACTAGCTGGCTTGAACTATGATCTCCAAAATACCATCTATGGGATGTAT CTCTCCGTAAAAGGTTATAATGACAAGCAACATATCTTGCTCAAGAAGATCATTGAGAAAATGGCTACTTTTGAGATCGATGAAAAGCGATTTGACATTATCAAGGAGGCG TACATGAGATCACTTAACAACTTCAGGGCTGAACAGCCTCACCAGCATGCAATGTATTATCTCCGACTCCTGATGACAGAAGTTGCTTGGACCAAAGATGAATTAAAAGAAGCTCTAGATG ATGTCACCCTTCCCCGTCTCAAGGCCTTCATAGCACAGCTGTTGTCACGGTTACACATCGAAGCTCTTCTCCATGGCAATATAACAAAACAG gctgcatTAGGAATTACACAGATGGTTGAGGACACTCTCATTGAGCATGCTCATACAAAGCCACTCCTTCCCAGTCAGCTGGTGAGGTACAGAGAAGTGCAACTTCCTGACA GAGGTTGGTTTGTATATCAACAGAGAAATGAAGTTCATAACAACTGTGGCATTGAAATATATTACCAGACAGACATGCAGAGCACTTCTGAGAATATGTTTTTGGAGCTCTTTTGCCAGATTATCTCGGAGCCATGCTTCAATACCCTGCGCACCCAGGAGCAGCTAG GTTACATTGTGTTCAGTGGCCCACGTCGGGCAAATGGCATCCAAGGACTGCGATTTATTATCCAATCTGAAAAGCCGCCACACTATTTAGAGAGCAGAGTTGAAGCGTTCTTAAAAACTATGGAGAAATGCATAGAAGACATGACAGAAGAGGCCTTCCAAAAACACATCCAAGCTTTAGCAATTCGTCGTCTAGACAAACCAAAGAAGCTGTCTGCAGAATGTGCTAAATACTGGGGAGAAATCATTTCCCAGCAGTATAACTTTGACAGAG ATAACATTGAAGTGGCTTATCTAAAGACTCTGACCAAGGATGACATTATACAGTTCTACAAG